The following nucleotide sequence is from Lacinutrix sp. Hel_I_90.
TGGCATTTTGTGTTTGTAAATAACTTCTTGTTGTAATCTTTGGTAAGAGGCTTTACGCTTTTTGTTTCCGTTGGTTCTATAAACTTTAATGTAGTCAATTTCAAAATCGATTCCAGACCTGTTCTTGACCTCTATAACCAAATACACTTCAGAAGCATCATACGCTATTTTTTGTAATTGGACTTTAATTCCTTTTTTGCGTTTGGTTTCAATACGCTCAAAGTTGGATTTTAATAAATACTCGCTGAATTTTTGAAAATGTGTTATTCTATTTGCATATTCGTTCAACGGTTTAACTTCTGGCTTCTGCTTAATCTTTTCCGGAAGTTCACTGCCAATGCTTTCATTTTCATTGATAAAATAATTCAGTTCTGGAAGTTTTTCAGAATATTTCAAAATATAAGAATAAACGCGACCATCACTTGTAACGGTCAATAGGTTGCTTTCTGTTCCAGGCTTCGCCTGTAACAAACCGAAATACTGCTCTTTCTCACGATTATAGGTGAATACAAAATTGGAAGCTCCTGTAATTCCTTGTCGAATAGGGTTTGGAAAAAACAGGGCAACGTTTTTCTGGTCGTTGGCGTAAATAGTGTCAAGGGGTTGCTGTGCTGAAATTGACATTGAACAAATCAATAACAGTAATGTGATATATGTTTTCATAAGAGTGAGTTTATTAATTGCCCATTATGGGCTTTCCTTGATATTTTGTTTTAGGAAGTCTTAAAATGAGTTTGTAATTATCGGTTATCGTAACCTTTACGTTTTTATGGTTACGTTGGAATATTTTCTTGAAACCGCTTACTTGCGGAACACCAGTAATATTAATGTCGTCCACCATATCGCCAACAATTTCATTGGTAACTTCTGCTCTAAAACTGTTTTCAACATAAATGCCTTCGCTACCATCCTGAAAATCATAGGCTTTCAATTTTACTGGTTGATGATTGATATTCTCAATGTCTATGATGGTGCGATTGGGTTTAAAATTGACAAATCCATAAATAGGCGTATTCTTGGAATAGCGTTGTCCATAAATGGTAGCATCTTTTATCAACCGCATTTGTAAGCGATAATTGGTTTTAACTGTTTGTGTGCCATCTACTCGTACATAAATGAAATCATCGGTATTTTTTGAATTCAAATCCTCATTTTCAATAGGATGCGAAGCAAAAAAGAGTTGATGCTCCAAAGCACGTTCTTTGGCTTCCACGTTCGTTTCTTGCTCTTCAATAGCATCCGTTGTGTCTTTTTCCTTCTTAACAGGTGGTTTTGGTGGATAGTATCTTGGATTAATATTTTCAAACGTTCTATCTGAATATCGAATCTGCCCTTGTTGGTAAATGCTATCTACCATCTGCATTTTTTTCTTGTCCAATAAATCAGGGTCATATACGCCTGTGGAATCCAACAGCCGTTCATCATAAATGCTGGGTGCGTTGGTTTCCCTAACTTCCTTTAAGTCGTTTAGGGCATCCAATTTGGAATCGTATTCCTTTTGGTCGTCTTCCAGTTCCGGTACAGGAATCTGGTTGTTCTCAATGGTCGGTTCTTCGTCCTCGCCCAATATAAGCATTGCATAGCCACCTATAAAAAGCAGGATGCATACCAACACGATGGCAAAGACTATTTTATTTTTTTCTACTTTCATAATTTTCTAATTTTCGTAATGTGCTTTCAAAAAAGTTGGTAATTAGCAGTCCGTGGGTATTGTTTGGAAAGTTTCTATCTACGTGAATCAAATTTCCAATAGTGGTCAACTCATAAGTATCTGTGATAGTACCTCTATTGATTTCAAAAATGGTTTTCGTTTCAAACTTGTAGGGTTCGTTTTGAATATCAACTTTGGATTCGATATTCAATACTTTTTGAACCAACGAGTATTGCAACAAACGGTTATAAACTCCATCGGCTTTTTTCTGTCGGTACAGAGCATCTACAGAACTATTACCCAACCAAAGGGCTTTCTCCAAGTTCTTTTCGTAATTGCTGGCATCAATGTTATAGAAATAAGTGTGAAACAACTCCAATTGTGCCAAGACTTCTACTTTTAAATTTTCTTGTTGAGATACCAGTTTCAAGGGAATAACACTTCCGTCCGAATTGACTACAAAAGCATTATTAACTGTTTCTTTATGCAGCTTTATGACCATCAAAACGGAAATGACGCACGTGAGCACAGCTCCAATAACGACGGTCAATACTATAAAGCGATTGAGCTTTAAGATGTTGTAAATATTCTTATATGGTGTTTTCATCTGTAAATTATTATTGCTTTATCAGCCTGTAAAGAGTTTAAAAGTGAACGAGGTCGCTCGTTTATATAATTTGAATTTCAGCAATACAATAAATCCGATAGACCCTAACTGTAAAAGCGGTGCGAAAAAATTACTCCCCCAATCCGTACCAAATAAGTCGCTCCAGAAATTTGTATTGATTTCGGTATAAAGATTATTCACGAAAACATTGACCAGAAAGAAGGCAGGAACTAACATATATACGCCAGCGTAAAGCTTAAAAAAGTTGTATGCCAACGACCTGAACTTTTCAAAAACCGCCAAGCTGATGACCAAAGGGAAAAAGGCTTGCATTATGCCCAGCAAAAAGAATCGTTCTGCAAGGAATAAGGGGTAAATAAACAAATCCAATAGCCAGAGAAATATTCCGGCAATAAAGGATAGTATTTTTAAGCCGTATAAAGGTGTTACTAATGCTTCATAAAGCATTGCCATTGCTTTTTTGGTGGCATCCCAAGCACTTACATCCTGTTCGATGTCAATATCTTGCATCTGTAAAGGAAGAAGTGCGGGTGCCGTGTCCCGATATTGGTTTTCAATGGCCACCAAAATGGTGTCGAAAACACTTAATACCTGTGTGGAAAAAATGACTAAAATCACTATTGCAAAGTTTTTGGCCAGTTCCGCAGGGGTCAATCCCCACGTATAACCCTCATTATTGGCTACACCTTCATTGTACTTTTTTAGGATGTTGATGAGAAAAAACAAGAGGGCGAGTGTCTTCATTCCTACAATAGTGTATTGTGAGAAATCACTATTTTTTATCGTTTGAAAAATAGTGTCCACAAACTCTAACCCTATGCCTAAAAAAATACCTGACATTAGTAATCGGTTTCTCGGTTATTGATTTTGTACTGCATTTCTCGAAATTGAATAATCTCTCGATAGCGTCTGGTTTTTGCCTCAATTTCCGCTACCATTTCCTTGGATTCCAGCTCTTTTTCTTTAAGGACTTCGGCACGTTCGGCATCGGTCATTTTCAGATTGTCGCTGGACAATATTTGGTCGATATATTCCATACCAGCCATAGAGTTCTGAAGGATGGCATCAAAGGAATCTGAAATGCGTGTAACTTCATTTGGTTTAATAAAAGGGGAATTGAGGATTTCCCTCAAATCATCCTGTACAACATCAAACAATCGTTGGTTGTTTCTTGCCAGTTCCCTGACTGCTTGAAGTTGTTTGATGACATTGTTTACCTTATCGATATTCTCTTTTTGGGTTTTAAGGAATTTTACCGTCTTCATTAAATTGGCGGTTTGTTTACCTGATTCCAATAATGATTTTACAAAAGAGATAAAGTTTGTGTTGTCATACACAGGCATCCCCTGGGCCGAAGCCTTACTTCCAATTAGCACTACAAATAGTGCGGATAACATTAGATTTCTGATAGTGTGTCTCATAATTTTTATTTTTAAGAATTAATAAATATTTTAATGGCTATCTCCATATTTTGGTGTTCTTCAAAATGTTTCATAATGTCTTCGTTTTCTTTGCCATCCGTGAGGTAAGCAGCAAAGACTTCGGGCGGTACTTCCAATCGGAAAATGTTGCTTTCCTTTCCGATTTTGATGAACATTTCGGTATATTTTCGTGTTCCTGTAAGGTTGTTACGAATGGATTTTAACTGGTTTAAATCGTGACTGGTAAGGTTGAGCCTGTTTTTTAATTCGGCATAGCCTTTTTCATTACGAAGGCTGTAAATTACTTGGGTGTTTTCAAGAATACTCGCCGATGTGGAATTGTTGGGCAATTGGTTAATGGATTGCAGTATAATCCCAATCGCTCCATTTTGTTTTCTAATGGCTTGATAATAGAATTCTACACTTTCGAGTACATTTCCAAATTTGAGCTGTTTGGCAAACTCGTCGAATAGGATGATTCCCCTCTCGGCTTTATTTCTCCAAATGGTTCTTTGAATGGCAGATTTAATCAGCTTCAACATTACGGAAAGGATTTCCTTATTGTCCTTTACTTCATCAAGTTCAAAAACAATCAGTCTTTTATCCTCAATTTTATAGGTCTGGTCTTCACTTACATTGAACAGGAAGCTGTACAAGCCATCATCCACATATTCAGAGAGAATGTGCAGAAAATCGTAGATGTTGAAATGTTGCTCTTGAATATGTAGTTCTTCTAAAAAGGTGTCTTTTTTTGTATCAACGAACTGGTATAAATTTTCCAAAGAATGTGTACCACCCACATTTTGTAGATAGTAGTACCGAAGTACTTTTTTGACCGCCACTTCTTCAGCTTTAGTCGTTGCTTTGCCCGAAGCCAAGAGCTCTAAAAGGAAGATTGCCAAATCTTCCAATCGCTCTGGTGTCAAATCATTGACATCAGAGATATAGAATGGATTGATACCCAAATTTTTTCCCTGTTCATAGCGAAGGATGATATGGTCGTCTGGATAGAGCTTGGCAAATTTTGAATATGAACCACCTAAATCAATAATGACCAATCGAACATTTTGTTCAAAATATTGGCGTAGAATATTGTTTGCCAAAAAAGATTTTCCCTCTCCAGTAGGTGCGAAAATGGCAAAGTTCCTTGCCTTGATGCGTTTCTTCTTTTCATCCCAGACATCTTTAAGTACAGGAATGTTATGTTGTCTGTCATTAAAGATGACACCTGTGGCATCTGACTGATAGTTGGTATTGTTAATGTACAGGCAAAGAGCGTGTTTTAAATCGGTTACGTATAAATCCTCATTAGAAAAATTGGAAGTAAAACAGCAATATGAGTTTAAGAAATATTGCTTGCGTTCTTCGTCTTTTGGATAATAAGGCACTATATCCAATTCTTTGAATTCGGTTTTTATTTTGGAAGCAATTCTTTCTAATTGTGCTTCATCTTTATCCCAGAATATAATATTTAGATGACCCCTAATAATTCTTGAACTATCGTCCTCATTGATTTTGGTAACAATGTCTTCAATCTTCTTTAAGATGACTTTGTTCTGTGTTCCAAAATTGGAACTCTTTTTGAGTTCTTCAATTTTCTTGTCCAACAGCTTTCGCCATTTGTGCTTATCATCCAAATAAATGATTTGGTTGACAATATGATTTTCATTGAGATTCAACCCTAATCCGTCAATAAATCCTTGGTGGAATACAAAGTCGTCCGAAGTAAATTTATCATTGGTCTTGCTACTCTGAACCACATCGCCATAACACAATTCGCTATTGATGGCCAGCACATCAAAATGATGGTCGCCAATTTCAATATTCGCTTTTTTCAATAGAATGTCGGTATCAAATCCTTCGTTGAATCCATTAAAATAAGCATTGGTCAATGACAAGACTTTATCGATACCCAAAGGTATCAATGACACTTTCCGGCTGTTATTTACAAAGGAAACGGCATCGTTAACAGAAGCAATAAATTCCTGAACGTTATGGTCCATTTGCTTATGAATACCCTTTTCGACCTTGCGGAATGGGTTGGTAAACTTCGGTGCGTTCAAAGCTTTGTTGTGCGGAAGTATAAAGAATAGGTAAGAAGAATGTTTAATGAATTCCCGACCTTTAAAATAATCGTGTGTGGCACGTTGCAAAAAGCTTTTGTTCGGAAGTTCTTCCGCCAAATATTCAGCTTTCTGATAGATGTCCTGTTTGTGGATAACCGTGGCAATAGGCAATGATTTAAACGCTTGAAACCACGAACCGTGAATATCCTCAAAATCTTTTTCCGCGAGGGAATAGATTTCAGGATTGTCCACTTGATAGCCCAATACCACATTGCCGTTATTAGCGAACACGATATGGTCTTGAATATCCAAAATAGGATGATATGCCGATAGGTTAATTTTCTTCATAGTACAGACGACTTCCTTTTTTGTTACTAATTGTTTGTGGGAATACCTTTTTGATGTGCATCAATGCAGGGTTTTTGGTAATGTGAGTCAATACGATATACAGTGCACCGTTCAATAGAAATACTGAAATGATAACAGTAAAGCTGAACGAAAAGATGATGAACAGCAATGAACCGATAACAACGGTCATCATTAAAGCGAACAATGATATGGGCAGACCCATAATCACGGCTCGCTTGCGTATGTTTTTATAGACCTCGAATCGTTTCATTACACTACGATGCTAATGAGGTACGTAAAGATGCCCACGACTGCTCCCGCAATCAATACAAAGACCAGTACGCGGGTAATCCCTTTTTTTAAATCGGCATTTTCGCCAAAGAAATGTCCAGCATTAAATAGGAATCCAATTAAAAAGATAACGCCCAAAATAATGGGGAAAATGGTTCGGATAGTATCAGAAACATCGTTTACGGAATCTTCGATACCTCCAATTTGTGCAAAAGTTGTACTTGAAATAAGTAATGATAAGATGGTTACATAATGTGATTTTTTCATAATCAAAGTGATTTAGATTTTACGTCAATTTTGATATTTGAAAAATAGTGTATATTGCAATACAAAGAACTGATAATCAGTAAATTGTGAATAAAATAAGTTTTGATGTCAATTGTTTTTATTTGATGCGAATTGGTATCAAATTTTATGAAAATTGAAAAGTGCGATGTTGATAACTCTAAAATTTTGGAAGTGGGTAACGCCCAAAAACGTCAGTTTTGTGATTTTGATGCTACAATTCTGTGTGATTTTCGGTCAACAAAAAGTCATTATCATCGACCCTGGACACGGTGGAAAAGATACTGGTGCAATCGGTACAAATAGTATTCAAGAAAAGGATGTATCGTTAAGTATTGCCAAAGAGATTATAAGGCTAAATGAAACCCTCTTAAATAACGAGTTTGATATGTATTCGACCAGATATATGGACACTTTAATTTCTTTATCCGATAGAAGTCGATTAGCTGAAAGCTTAAAGGCTGATGTGTTTGTATCGTTACATTGCAATGCCTCTAACACATCGGCAAAAGGAATGGACATTTACGTGCATAATACCAACGATGAAGAAGTACTTATAAAGAAATCTATCGGAATGGGATTGTCCATTTTGGAAGAAAGCACTCTGAAATTGGACTTTAAAAAACGAGCAGTTCGATTCGCAAATTTTCAAGTGCTACGTGAAAATATCGAAATTCGCCCTGCTATACTCATCGAAATGGGCTTTATTTCGAGCACCGATGAAGCAGATTATTTTTTAAAGCCCAAAAATATAAGAGCAATGGCATTGGCCATTTTAATGGGATTGTATAACTATTTAAATGTTGGGTTATGAAGGAAATATTTATGGAAATTGTAAAAAGCATTAGAAAGATTATTATAACTATCTTCAAAGAGATAATTAAAACTAAAAATCCTCAATCCTAAATTTTAGTTTTTTGTCAAAATATAACTTGTCAAAATAATTTTGTAGGGTTGGGTCAGTAAAAACAACATATTCACTTTCACATATTTCTTTGAAGTTCTTTGGGTCTTTTAGGAACATAGCACATACATCCAATTCATCATTGGTTATTAATCTTCCGTGTAGTAATTCTCTATGCTCCAAAAAGTTAAAAATCTTTCTGGATGGATTACTGAAACTATTGTAAAGCACTTTCAAAAAAGTTTCTAAATCATCGACATATATTGACCAAGGGTAAGGGTCTTCATTATTTTTCCTTTTAAGCATTAATCCTAAATCGGTTTGTATGGAAGCAAATCTTTCTGAAGTAACTACAATGCAAAAAATCTCGTGAATTTCATTCGTGATAATTACCTCCGATTTATTTTTCAAGCTAACAATAACCTTTTCATTGTTTAACAATTCCTGTTCAACCTGATAGCATTGGTCATAACCTTTTTGAATACAGTCGTTAAAGTCAGATTTAATTCTTTGGTATGCTTGTTCCGTAACCCTTCGTGGTTCTCTATATCTTGAAGCCTTACATTCAATGATATAGGCGTTATTATCCACAAGGATTAATATATCTTTTTCTTCTGGCTCGTTGTTTATGTAATAGTTGGTGAAAATTTTAATCCTTTTTGATTTTTTGAAGAATTTTTTAAATATATCCAAAGTATGGCTTTCCAAAACAACTTTTCCTCTACGGAAATTTACTTGTTCTTTTTCCTTTTTTGTTTGAGTAAGCGTGGTATAAAGTAAATCATATAGAGCTGAAGGCAATTGTTTTTGATATACGTTTAAATACTGATTATCACTAATTCTTATAATCGGTTTATTTTCTAAAGGATTTTGTTGGGAATAAAATAAATTACTATGATTATCTTTAATATCAATTGAAAATAAGCCACAGAAAATATCAATATGTTTTTCTTCAAAAGAGAGGTGAAAATCTTGTTTGGCAAAAAGTAAACATTGGTGGGGTTTCTCAAAAAAATTCAAAAAACTTTCTTGGGTCTCATTCGAAAGTTCTAACAGCTTATCTGTAAACTCATTCTCTGCTAATAATCCATTTGCAGATTGTCGAGCCAGTTTGTCAAAGCCTTTGTCTAAAATAAATGACTTTGAATTTATTGACTTTGCACGATAAATTAATTCAGAATGATTGCATAAATTAATTAAGGTTTTTAAATCGATTTCTAATCTTTCCTGTATTTTATCTTGATAAGGTTTAAACATCCTAATAACCTTATTTACCTCTTGTTCTCTATAATTTAATATTCCGTTTTGAAAGTAATTTTTGAATGCTAATTCGTGAACAAGTAATTTTTGTCTTTTATCAGAAATCTCATCAAATTCATTTCCCTCATAATTTTCTGATAAATAGAAACTAACTATCTCTAAAAGAATGTCAGCAACTTGCTGAAGTACTAAATCATTTTTTTCTGAATAATGAAGTTCTTCCTTGCCTGCCAATGGTGTAGAGAGTCTTAACATTATCAGATATAAAGAATCTTTTAATTTTGACTTGAATTTTTTTGAAAATCCAATATTGCTTCTTTCTGGATGGTGTCTAATAAAATCAGCAAAAAAACATACAAAGCTCTCTTTTGTATAACGAGAGATTATTTTTTGAATTTCTAATGATTTTTTCTCTAAATCTATTTTCTTCATTTTATCCTAAAAACACTATCCTTAATTTTTCAAATCGTTACAAATGGATTACAACATTTTTTATATTTCATCAAATTCAAAATTAAGATTTTGCAATTCTGGGGTAATCTCTAACGGGTTTCCTTTTTTGGTTTGTCTGCCAGTTTCTGATATCAAGTGTAAATTGGTTTTGGCTCTTGAACAGATAACATAAAGTAGTTTTTTTGAAGCGGCAACAGGGTCTCCAGTAAAAATGTCATTCCAATGTGGGATATACCCATTTAGCAAACCATAAGCAATAACGGTTTCAAATTCTTCTCCTTTAACACCAACGCAAGTATTGATGACGACGCCTGACATTTCTCTATAAAAACTCATAAATGATGCTATGTCACTTGGAACTTGAAACGTTGGGTCTTCAAGACGGCTCTTTATTACATCGAAAAAGGTCTTCCTATTTATAAGAAGTTGTGCGTAAATAGTTTGGTCAATCCCAACAGCCTCTAAAAACTGGTCAAAACAATCATTAAGATAATCGATACCTTCAGTTTCATTGGATGTTATCGAGTTAATCAATTTCAATACATTTCGCTCTGTTTGATATTGTTCGCTGAATTCAGTATTGGTATGTTCTTTAAAGTTTTCAATTACTTCAGAACACCATTTGTATCGCAATGAATATATTTTTGGTTGTGGCTGCGTTAAGAACAACCTCGATAACTTATACCAAATGTTATTTCGATTTTTTGACATTGGTGCTAAACCTGAAGCATCAAAATTTACATCTGGTAGTTTAGCTCTCAACTGTTTTGTGATAGTAGTTATTAACCACCATTGCGGAACCAATACGCATATTTCATCTTCTGGAATTCCATTATCTAAACTATGCTCTATAAGTCGTCCAATTTCATCTACTAAATATCCTTTGTCAATGGTGTTATTGTACGTTATTATACTATCAACGTCTTTATTAGTACCAATAGCTTCAATTTTAATTGGGTTTGTCTGGAATATAGAGTAAAAGTCGATAATTCTTTGTGTGGACCTATAATTTCCAGAAAGCGTAAGTTGCTCAATAGGTAAAGTGTTTAACTCTTCCTGTATTTCTTCCAAACTTTTGGCAATGCCACCCAAAGATGCATAAATTGCTTGGTCTGTATCTCCTACTAAAAATAGATTTGAGCTACCTTCCCCAGTTGTTACAATCGACGAAATAATTGCGTAAAGCAAATCTTGCGTGTCTTGATATTCATCAACACATATAAGGCTAAAAATGTTCGATAACGTTTTTTTTATTTTAGGATGCTTGGTTAAGAGTTTGTATGAATAGTATAGTAGAAGCTCAAAATCAATTAACTTCTCTGTTTGTAGCCTTTCGTGATAATCCTTAAGGACTCTTTTTTGAATTGTTTTTGGTTCGGCAAATGTGCCGTCCCTATCGAATCTGAAATTAATCGGGTCAATAGGTTTTAACTTATGCTTTTCTTTAAGTTCACTTATGATATCCGAGGCATAAGTTTCATCGGCAATTAAATAGCCGTTTTCAAGTTCAGGTAAATAACAGGAATAGGGTTTTATAATCCATTCGAGACAAAATGAATGCAAAGTGCCAGACCAAACCCGATTACTATTAATTCCCATTGCGTTTAATCTGCGATATATTTCTTCGGAAGCCCTTACGGTAAAAGTTAGAGCGACAATCCTTTGTTTACTGTTTACATCAATATTTTTTAGAGCATAAGCGAGTTTATGAATAATCACTCGTGTTTTTCCACTTCCTGGGCAAGCTGTAAGAAGTACATTTCCATCTTTAACAACGGCATCTTTTTGTTGGTCGCTTAAAGTATCTAAAATCATATAAACGATAAAAATTTAGTAAATTGGTCATTAGGAAAGTTGGCTATATAGTCATCAATAACCTGTTGGTCTTCTTTATCCTTAAAACTAATTTTTGTTGCTACATCGTAATAACTATCATTTTTACTACGACTAATTTTTCGTAACCTGTATTTAGCGGTTTTAGCTTTAGAGGCATTATTTAAATGCGAAGATGCAAAAGCAACGGCTTTCAAAATATATTCAGGAATATAAGTATTGTAAACTAAATTATCTGCAACAACCAACGCCAGCCAACCTTTGCCTTTTTTATCAGCCAATCGTAAAACTTCTACACCTGCAATCGAAACTGATTTTTCTTCTAACTTTTTCTTTGAAGAATCAATAGCTGCTTGTTGTTTGAAAATTTCAGGAAGTGATTGTACGTATTCGTGGCTATTCCCATTCAAAAGGAAATCAACTTCAAAGGTGTATTTAGAGTAAAAAGGAATCAAGAAGTCGTTTTTGTCACAAAATTTATCCAATTCCTTTTTTCTTTCAGCTCCACTAATTTGCGATGCCCTACAATGTTTTTCATAAGCAGAATCATCAACTTCATTTGCAGGTAAATTGACAATACTGGCATCCAAGTCAGTTAGTATGGCACAGTTTTTCTGAATTCTATCCTTATGGAAAAGCCTTGCAACATTTTTAAAACCTGTACTTCCAATGTTTACGAGACTTATCCCAATTTCATCGAGCGAAATTCCAAAGACTTTTTTAAACATTTGAGGAATGAGAATCTGTTCTGCATCGCCTTCAACCAAAACAACGCCTTTCGCGAAAAGCAAGTTGCTTCTTATGGCGTCCAAGTACCTTTCGGCTCTTGTTATATAATCATCATCAAGATTGTTAGATGGTTGATATACCAAAGTCTGCATATTTCCTCGGCTTAAAATATTTACTGAACTTATTCGGCTTACAGATGAAATGTGAGTAGAATGCGTTGAAATAATAACCTGTGTTTTATTGGTTTGCACATTATCAAAAAGGGTTTTTTGAATATGCGTATGAATATGTGCTTCTGGTTCTTCTATTAAAAGAAAATTTGCAATTCTATCCGTTCTGATTTTTTCATACTCCAATAGCTTTAGTGATAGGTAAATCATATTTGCACCTCCCAAACTCAACTCCCATATTTTACCCATATAACCTTCTTCATCTGGGTCGCCAACCCATAGTTTGAGTGATTGCAGTAGTTTTTCCATATCATTTGGAAGTTCTGATTTGACATCTATATTAGGGCCGTAAGTAGTACCCACAGCTTCCTTAATACTTTTGTCAATTCCATCTTTCACATCCTTTACTTCTTTGAGAGAACTAATTTGGTCGTTAAGTTTGTTAACGCTATCAATGATGTCCGTTTGTTTTGAAACTTCAATAGTTTTTTCCTTTCCTCGTAATAAATTAATCAATGGATTAGTAGAATAGGAACGTAAGTCGCTTTCGACATCTCGAAGTGCTTTAATGAACGTACAAGAAACCTCGTTGTGCACACTTATTTCCCTCGGCAGAAACGTTCCAAAAATCAATTCTTCTTTATCATCTGGGTTTGGGAATTCAACAGCATCAAAATCGCCAACATACTTTTTATAGGTAGTGTCATCACTAAAATCTCCAGAGCCTCTGCATAAGTAAGACGTTTCATAATCATCAATCGTAAGTTTATCAAAAAAAAGCTGAAGCCCTGCTACACTTTTACCTGCGGTTTGTGAATAATCATATAATTCTTTTCTAAACTGATATTTTGGTCTAAAGTACACCGAGTAACTTCCAGTCTTTTTGCTGCCTTCCATATCTCCCGAAGATTGTACTGCCAGTACCTGTGCTTCTTCACTCGCATCCAGTTCGTCAAAAGTAACCGATAAAATTATCCAATGTCCAGCCCATTTACCCAGACCTCGGTTAAAGTCAGACTCATTAAATCTTATATATCTTGGAAGTTTATCATCAATTAAAACTCGTAAAGCAAAAAAGAGATTGGTTTTACCTGAACCGTTTTCTCCTAAAATAGTATTTATACCTTTTTTAAAAATGAATTTTGATTTATAGAAATTTCTAAAATTCCTAATGGATAGTGAACTTATATGCATAATAATTATTTTGAAACAATAAAAAAGCCAATGATTTCCCATTAGCTTTTTAAACATTAATATTTTAAGCGTAATCGCCTATAAATATACTGAAATGTCTTTTTAAATTCTTACGGTTTCCTACAAATTGTTAAAATTTTATTAAGAATATATCTTTACTTCTGGAAGTCAAAATTTTGGTTTTTTTTCGTAAATTAAGCCTAATTAGAGTGTTATAAACTCTAGTGCAAATAAAATGAGAGCAATTGCAATTTTCTTTTTGAACGTACTTCAAAATACTTTGGGGATGACTTTTGGATGGTTGTTTAAACCAAAAACCAAACGAAATTCATTTAAGGCCTTATCTGATGTTGAAATGGTAAAATATCTTGAAAAAAGAAGGCAATACAAAGGCTATAAAAAACAATGGCTGTATTACAGGTGTAGAGAAGAAGGTTTATTAGAAACCTATTACAAATTGTTCGATACTGAAGTTGAGGGACAAGATTCTGGAACGAAATTTAGTTTCGGTAAATATAGAGGGGAATATGTTGAAGCTATTTGGGAATCTGATAAAGAG
It contains:
- a CDS encoding DUF4138 domain-containing protein — protein: MKTYITLLLLICSMSISAQQPLDTIYANDQKNVALFFPNPIRQGITGASNFVFTYNREKEQYFGLLQAKPGTESNLLTVTSDGRVYSYILKYSEKLPELNYFINENESIGSELPEKIKQKPEVKPLNEYANRITHFQKFSEYLLKSNFERIETKRKKGIKVQLQKIAYDASEVYLVIEVKNRSGIDFEIDYIKVYRTNGNKKRKASYQRLQQEVIYKHKMPYSITDGESQCFVYVVPKFVLGDNEKLMLELKELKGSRKMILETKI
- the traM gene encoding conjugative transposon protein TraM, which produces MKVEKNKIVFAIVLVCILLFIGGYAMLILGEDEEPTIENNQIPVPELEDDQKEYDSKLDALNDLKEVRETNAPSIYDERLLDSTGVYDPDLLDKKKMQMVDSIYQQGQIRYSDRTFENINPRYYPPKPPVKKEKDTTDAIEEQETNVEAKERALEHQLFFASHPIENEDLNSKNTDDFIYVRVDGTQTVKTNYRLQMRLIKDATIYGQRYSKNTPIYGFVNFKPNRTIIDIENINHQPVKLKAYDFQDGSEGIYVENSFRAEVTNEIVGDMVDDINITGVPQVSGFKKIFQRNHKNVKVTITDNYKLILRLPKTKYQGKPIMGN
- a CDS encoding conjugal transfer protein TraK, whose translation is MKTPYKNIYNILKLNRFIVLTVVIGAVLTCVISVLMVIKLHKETVNNAFVVNSDGSVIPLKLVSQQENLKVEVLAQLELFHTYFYNIDASNYEKNLEKALWLGNSSVDALYRQKKADGVYNRLLQYSLVQKVLNIESKVDIQNEPYKFETKTIFEINRGTITDTYELTTIGNLIHVDRNFPNNTHGLLITNFFESTLRKLENYESRKK
- a CDS encoding conjugal transfer protein; this encodes MLSALFVVLIGSKASAQGMPVYDNTNFISFVKSLLESGKQTANLMKTVKFLKTQKENIDKVNNVIKQLQAVRELARNNQRLFDVVQDDLREILNSPFIKPNEVTRISDSFDAILQNSMAGMEYIDQILSSDNLKMTDAERAEVLKEKELESKEMVAEIEAKTRRYREIIQFREMQYKINNRETDY
- a CDS encoding TraG family conjugative transposon ATPase, whose product is MKKINLSAYHPILDIQDHIVFANNGNVVLGYQVDNPEIYSLAEKDFEDIHGSWFQAFKSLPIATVIHKQDIYQKAEYLAEELPNKSFLQRATHDYFKGREFIKHSSYLFFILPHNKALNAPKFTNPFRKVEKGIHKQMDHNVQEFIASVNDAVSFVNNSRKVSLIPLGIDKVLSLTNAYFNGFNEGFDTDILLKKANIEIGDHHFDVLAINSELCYGDVVQSSKTNDKFTSDDFVFHQGFIDGLGLNLNENHIVNQIIYLDDKHKWRKLLDKKIEELKKSSNFGTQNKVILKKIEDIVTKINEDDSSRIIRGHLNIIFWDKDEAQLERIASKIKTEFKELDIVPYYPKDEERKQYFLNSYCCFTSNFSNEDLYVTDLKHALCLYINNTNYQSDATGVIFNDRQHNIPVLKDVWDEKKKRIKARNFAIFAPTGEGKSFLANNILRQYFEQNVRLVIIDLGGSYSKFAKLYPDDHIILRYEQGKNLGINPFYISDVNDLTPERLEDLAIFLLELLASGKATTKAEEVAVKKVLRYYYLQNVGGTHSLENLYQFVDTKKDTFLEELHIQEQHFNIYDFLHILSEYVDDGLYSFLFNVSEDQTYKIEDKRLIVFELDEVKDNKEILSVMLKLIKSAIQRTIWRNKAERGIILFDEFAKQLKFGNVLESVEFYYQAIRKQNGAIGIILQSINQLPNNSTSASILENTQVIYSLRNEKGYAELKNRLNLTSHDLNQLKSIRNNLTGTRKYTEMFIKIGKESNIFRLEVPPEVFAAYLTDGKENEDIMKHFEEHQNMEIAIKIFINS
- a CDS encoding N-acetylmuramoyl-L-alanine amidase; the protein is MLQFCVIFGQQKVIIIDPGHGGKDTGAIGTNSIQEKDVSLSIAKEIIRLNETLLNNEFDMYSTRYMDTLISLSDRSRLAESLKADVFVSLHCNASNTSAKGMDIYVHNTNDEEVLIKKSIGMGLSILEESTLKLDFKKRAVRFANFQVLRENIEIRPAILIEMGFISSTDEADYFLKPKNIRAMALAILMGLYNYLNVGL